A genome region from Streptomyces antimycoticus includes the following:
- a CDS encoding aldo/keto reductase yields the protein MITRTTLGSPGLTVSAMGLGCMGMSESYGAADWDGGLATIDRALELGITFLDTADAYGTGHNEVLVGRAIHGRRDQVQLATKFGIDRSAGDRARRIRGARDYVLRSCDASLLRLGVEVIDLYYAHRPPQDVEIEETVGAMAELVEAGKVRHLGLSEVDGELLRRAHAVHPITAVQSEYSLWTRDVEALTPVMAELGVGLVPYSPLGRGFLTGALDRSTLGEKDFRRTNPRFAGEAGEANEKIAQTVREAADRLGATPAQVALAWVYAQAERLGVAVATIPGTRSPARLEQNAAALELTLDAEALAALDPLSDQVMGERYTPAHTAEVARG from the coding sequence ATGATCACCCGAACCACGCTCGGCTCGCCCGGTCTCACCGTCAGCGCGATGGGCCTGGGGTGCATGGGGATGAGCGAGAGCTACGGCGCCGCCGACTGGGACGGCGGCCTGGCCACCATCGACCGGGCCCTGGAGCTGGGCATCACGTTCCTGGACACCGCCGACGCCTACGGCACCGGGCACAACGAGGTGCTGGTGGGCCGGGCCATCCACGGCCGCCGGGACCAAGTGCAGCTGGCCACCAAGTTCGGCATCGACCGCAGCGCCGGCGACCGGGCACGCCGCATCCGCGGTGCCCGGGACTACGTGCTGCGCTCCTGCGACGCCTCGCTGCTGCGGCTGGGCGTCGAGGTGATCGACCTGTACTACGCCCACCGCCCGCCCCAGGACGTGGAGATCGAGGAGACCGTCGGGGCGATGGCCGAGCTGGTCGAGGCGGGCAAGGTCCGCCATCTGGGCCTGTCCGAGGTCGACGGCGAGCTGCTGCGCCGGGCGCACGCGGTGCACCCGATCACCGCGGTGCAGAGCGAGTACTCGCTGTGGACCCGCGACGTCGAGGCGCTCACCCCGGTGATGGCCGAGCTGGGGGTCGGGCTGGTGCCGTACTCGCCGCTGGGGCGGGGGTTCCTGACCGGCGCCCTGGACCGCTCCACGCTGGGCGAGAAGGACTTCCGGCGCACCAACCCCCGCTTCGCCGGCGAGGCGGGCGAGGCCAACGAGAAGATCGCGCAGACCGTGCGCGAGGCGGCCGACCGGCTGGGTGCCACCCCGGCCCAGGTGGCGCTGGCCTGGGTGTACGCCCAGGCCGAGCGGCTCGGGGTGGCGGTGGCGACCATTCCGGGCACCCGCAGCCCGGCCCGGCTGGAGCAGAACGCGGCCGCGCTGGAGCTCACCCTGGACGCCGAGGCGCTGGCTGCGCTGGACCCGCTGAGCGACCAGGTAATGGGCGAGCGCTACACCCCCGCGCACACCGCTGAGGTCGCTCGGGGTTAG
- a CDS encoding SAM-dependent methyltransferase: protein MTENGFRAEEIDTSRPHPARIYDYLLGGKNNYEVDREAGDRLAAAAPEVWSGVRANRDFLRRAVRYVVGSGIRQILDIGTGLPSSPNVHEIARELAPDVRVAYVDNDPIVNTYANVLLRGSDATSIALADLRDPRAILDHPDVREVIDFDEPVALLLVAIVHFLTEAEEPERVLATLRDGLPAGSFLVLSHATGDFADRSAAQAVYDNATATLNLRSRAEVERLFDGFTLVEPGLAEVPFWRPDAPPRTRPGNIGYYGGVARKTG, encoded by the coding sequence GTGACGGAGAACGGCTTCCGCGCCGAGGAGATCGATACCAGCAGGCCGCACCCTGCCCGGATCTACGACTACCTGCTGGGCGGCAAGAACAACTACGAAGTCGACCGCGAGGCGGGTGACCGGCTCGCCGCCGCGGCGCCCGAGGTGTGGAGCGGCGTACGGGCCAACCGCGACTTCCTGCGGCGCGCCGTGCGGTACGTGGTCGGCAGCGGCATCCGGCAGATCCTCGACATCGGCACCGGGCTGCCCAGCTCCCCCAACGTACATGAGATCGCCCGGGAGTTGGCGCCGGACGTGCGCGTCGCGTACGTCGACAACGACCCGATCGTCAACACCTACGCCAATGTGCTCCTCCGCGGCTCCGACGCGACCAGCATCGCGCTGGCCGACCTGCGCGACCCGCGGGCCATCCTGGACCACCCCGACGTCCGCGAGGTCATCGACTTCGACGAGCCGGTGGCGTTGCTCCTTGTCGCCATCGTCCACTTCCTCACCGAGGCGGAGGAGCCCGAGCGGGTCCTCGCCACCCTGCGCGACGGGCTTCCGGCCGGGAGCTTCCTGGTGCTCTCCCACGCCACGGGCGACTTCGCCGACCGCAGCGCGGCCCAAGCCGTGTACGACAACGCCACCGCCACCCTGAACCTGCGGTCCCGCGCCGAGGTCGAGCGGCTCTTCGACGGCTTCACCCTGGTCGAGCCCGGCCTGGCCGAGGTCCCGTTCTGGCGCCCGGACGCCCCGCCGCGGACCAGGCCCGGCAATATCGGCTACTACGGTGGCGTGGCGCGCAAGACGGGCTGA
- a CDS encoding VC0807 family protein yields the protein MLTQDTTTQSASSAPEPQAPPISDRPAAPARSKSAAILGWVVTLTLNVAAPILTYNVLRDHGWSEFAALLLSSAWPVVDGAVHIVWRRRLDELAIVTLVFIVITAVVSTVGAHSARALLIKDSAVTGLFGLLCLATLLTPRPLMFYLGRKFATDGTEASTAWWNGLWNVDGFRKAMLTMTTVWGVAYCMESAVRIVLSYTLRTDTMVVLSPVLIYAVLASLGVWTGVYGKRSRRKGQARAAAAAAAAAAAEAETETVAEAETVAKAETVAKAEAETVAEAEAEAEAETEAAADEATPAEAKAAEATPAEATPAEATPAEAKAAEPA from the coding sequence GTGCTCACTCAGGACACCACCACGCAGAGCGCTTCGAGCGCACCGGAGCCACAGGCACCACCGATCAGCGACCGACCGGCCGCCCCCGCCCGGTCCAAGAGCGCCGCCATTCTCGGCTGGGTCGTCACTCTCACCCTCAACGTGGCCGCACCGATCCTCACCTACAACGTGCTGCGCGACCACGGCTGGAGCGAATTCGCCGCGCTGCTGCTCAGTAGCGCCTGGCCGGTGGTCGACGGCGCCGTTCACATCGTCTGGCGCCGCCGCCTCGATGAACTCGCCATCGTCACCCTCGTGTTCATCGTGATCACCGCCGTGGTGTCGACCGTCGGCGCACACTCGGCCCGCGCCCTGCTGATCAAGGACTCGGCCGTCACCGGGCTGTTCGGGCTGCTGTGCCTGGCGACGCTGCTGACGCCGCGCCCGCTGATGTTCTACTTGGGGCGCAAGTTCGCCACCGACGGCACCGAGGCGAGCACCGCCTGGTGGAACGGTCTGTGGAACGTCGATGGCTTCCGCAAGGCCATGCTGACGATGACGACCGTCTGGGGCGTGGCCTACTGCATGGAGTCCGCGGTCCGGATCGTGCTGTCCTACACCCTGAGAACCGACACCATGGTGGTCCTGAGCCCGGTCCTGATCTACGCCGTGCTCGCCTCCCTCGGCGTGTGGACGGGCGTGTACGGCAAGCGGTCACGCCGCAAGGGCCAGGCGCGCGCCGCCGCGGCAGCGGCAGCGGCTGCTGCGGCCGAGGCCGAGACCGAGACAGTGGCCGAGGCTGAGACAGTGGCCAAGGCTGAGACAGTGGCCAAGGCTGAAGCTGAGACGGTGGCCGAGGCAGAGGCAGAGGCAGAGGCTGAGACTGAGGCAGCAGCGGACGAGGCAACGCCCGCCGAGGCGAAGGCCGCTGAGGCAACGCCCGCCGAGGCAACGCCCGCTGAGGCAACGCCTGCCGAGGCGAAGGCGGCCGAGCCCGCCTGA
- a CDS encoding MMPL family transporter — protein MFVRLGRFDAACRVWVLAGAVLVLVVSCWACSGLSGRLSYGGFMAPAAEATRAADAIRNEVGEGGADVLVTFRSKELTASRPAFREAVEDALRRAPKGTVDRATTAWSSANPLLVSLDQHATVVPILLKGDGETGRTQSYLALRDTLRAPGFEVTWTGPSAIISEIVQRSQRDLVRTELMVLPLMMLLMVFVFRGVVAALLPVVTGVLATAAALAALRAVADVIEVPYVTVNLVVAIGLAAGVDAGLLIVSRFREELRAGRTPAEAVAITVDTAGRTVALSGVVMTFIAVGLAFFPLGFVRALGIGAAAGLLVGALVTVTVLPALLFCLGERVDALSPAWLRRQGGRRDGALWGRVARAVMQKPIAYTCAVSALLLALAVPFLHTVIGFPDQRMLPAGAPARVAAERMEHDFAVSGLGTLQAIATFDHPVDRGRGHADLLTWTRNVSELPGARGVLVAGTTGNKAVIYVGQDQRVESDSAKSLVRAVRALPVPGGSGVLVGGASALAVDTMDTFYRLLPRVLAFMVVTSFVLLTVALRSLVLPLKALVMNGLSIGASFGALTWIFQDGHASRLLGAEPTGYVDALAPIVMLFLLIAVSMDYELFLLLRIREQYRLLGDDRESVAVGIERSGRVISAAAAAVLVVTACFATSSVVMVKEICVGVFLAVLIDAVLVRAVLVPAVMRLLGAANWWWPRFSRSSGPAGRSRPGKGGRKWRTGKGGRPEAAPEHAARLPAPAEASAERQPR, from the coding sequence ATGTTCGTCCGGCTGGGGCGTTTCGACGCCGCGTGCAGGGTCTGGGTGCTCGCGGGGGCGGTGCTGGTGCTGGTGGTCTCCTGCTGGGCGTGTTCCGGGCTGTCCGGGCGGCTCAGCTACGGCGGGTTCATGGCACCGGCCGCCGAGGCGACCCGGGCGGCGGACGCGATCCGGAACGAGGTGGGGGAGGGCGGCGCGGATGTCCTGGTGACCTTCCGCAGCAAGGAGCTGACCGCCTCCCGGCCCGCCTTCCGGGAAGCGGTGGAGGACGCGCTGCGCCGGGCGCCCAAGGGCACGGTGGACCGGGCGACGACGGCCTGGTCCTCGGCCAATCCGCTGCTGGTCTCCCTCGACCAGCACGCGACCGTGGTGCCCATCCTGCTGAAGGGCGACGGGGAGACCGGCCGCACCCAGAGCTATCTGGCGCTGCGGGACACTCTGCGCGCACCGGGGTTCGAGGTCACCTGGACCGGGCCGAGCGCGATCATCTCGGAGATCGTCCAACGGTCCCAACGCGACCTGGTACGCACCGAGTTGATGGTGCTGCCGCTGATGATGCTGCTGATGGTGTTCGTCTTCCGGGGCGTGGTCGCCGCTCTGCTGCCGGTGGTCACCGGAGTCCTGGCGACGGCCGCGGCCCTCGCCGCGCTGCGCGCCGTGGCCGATGTCATCGAGGTCCCGTATGTGACGGTCAACCTCGTAGTGGCCATCGGCCTCGCCGCGGGTGTCGACGCCGGTCTGCTCATCGTCAGCAGATTCCGGGAGGAACTGCGGGCGGGACGCACCCCGGCGGAGGCCGTCGCCATCACCGTCGACACCGCCGGGCGGACGGTGGCGCTGTCCGGCGTCGTCATGACCTTCATCGCCGTGGGCCTCGCCTTCTTCCCGCTCGGTTTCGTCCGCGCGCTGGGCATCGGCGCGGCGGCCGGGCTGCTGGTGGGGGCCCTGGTGACGGTGACGGTGCTGCCCGCGCTGCTGTTCTGCCTGGGCGAGCGCGTGGACGCGCTCTCACCGGCCTGGCTGCGGCGCCAGGGCGGCCGCCGGGACGGCGCGCTGTGGGGCCGCGTGGCCCGTGCGGTGATGCAGAAGCCCATCGCCTACACCTGCGCCGTCTCCGCGTTGCTGCTCGCGCTCGCGGTGCCGTTCCTGCACACCGTCATCGGCTTCCCCGACCAGCGGATGCTGCCCGCCGGGGCACCGGCCCGGGTGGCGGCCGAACGCATGGAACACGACTTCGCCGTCTCCGGCCTCGGCACCCTGCAGGCCATCGCCACCTTCGACCACCCCGTGGACCGCGGCCGGGGCCACGCCGACCTGCTGACCTGGACGCGGAACGTCTCCGAACTCCCCGGCGCCCGTGGGGTGCTGGTGGCCGGGACCACCGGGAACAAGGCCGTCATCTACGTCGGCCAGGACCAGCGGGTGGAGAGCGACTCGGCGAAGTCACTGGTACGGGCCGTGCGCGCGCTGCCCGTACCCGGCGGCAGCGGTGTGCTGGTGGGCGGCGCGTCGGCCCTCGCCGTGGACACCATGGACACCTTCTACCGGCTGCTGCCCCGGGTGCTGGCCTTCATGGTGGTCACGAGCTTCGTGCTGCTCACCGTCGCCCTGCGCTCGCTCGTGCTCCCCCTCAAGGCGCTGGTGATGAACGGCCTGTCCATCGGCGCCTCCTTCGGCGCCCTCACCTGGATCTTCCAGGACGGACACGCCAGCCGGCTGCTCGGCGCCGAACCGACGGGTTACGTGGACGCGCTGGCCCCCATCGTCATGCTGTTCCTCCTCATCGCGGTGTCCATGGACTACGAGCTGTTCCTGCTGCTGCGCATCCGTGAGCAGTACCGCCTGCTCGGGGACGACCGGGAGTCGGTGGCGGTGGGGATCGAGCGCTCGGGGCGGGTGATCAGCGCCGCGGCGGCGGCCGTTCTGGTGGTGACGGCTTGTTTCGCGACCAGCAGTGTGGTCATGGTGAAGGAGATCTGCGTCGGTGTCTTCCTGGCGGTGCTGATCGACGCGGTGCTCGTACGGGCGGTCCTGGTACCCGCCGTCATGCGGCTGCTCGGCGCGGCGAACTGGTGGTGGCCCCGCTTCTCCCGGAGCTCCGGCCCGGCCGGGAGGTCCCGCCCGGGCAAGGGCGGGCGGAAATGGCGTACCGGCAAGGGCGGGCGACCGGAGGCCGCCCCGGAACACGCGGCACGGCTTCCGGCCCCCGCCGAGGCGTCAGCCGAACGTCAGCCGCGCTGA
- a CDS encoding WS/DGAT domain-containing protein, with translation MAYGKAHPATGLTIGVVLELEGPPPDRPQLDASLRPVAELLGTGPSDGGPWTGADGNAEAAPERGLTDVAHEALARPLEPHRWSCSTVAGLPGGTSALVWRADHRLLDGAGVVGVLAAWTGALGADALVPGAHGPGAHGPGAATASPARAEPWRARGALHRAVTDPLRAAWLCGTPLLERRRGSAAEADGGPSATLSYACAETDLGLLRGIARRHGTTVNDVYLAALSGALRAQPQLHGPDGQMRALVPVNVRGPGDAAVLRNRHIPLRIPLPVAEPDAGRRLALVAARTAGRARALRHPLVRAVFRSVPAVAGGWCFERYFDPGRATLLASNVRGPSSPLVVAGRRVLRILPLNFLPAGHRLSTVLATAQGRAVAGFTTTEPRSAAESFAAAWLEELRVLATAGPWGRVQAAGADATASPAASAR, from the coding sequence GTGGCGTACGGGAAGGCGCACCCCGCCACCGGACTGACCATCGGCGTGGTGCTGGAGCTGGAGGGCCCGCCTCCCGACCGGCCCCAACTCGACGCCTCACTCAGGCCGGTGGCGGAACTGCTGGGCACCGGGCCCTCGGACGGCGGCCCGTGGACTGGCGCGGACGGCAACGCTGAGGCCGCTCCGGAGCGGGGCCTGACCGACGTGGCGCATGAGGCGCTGGCCAGGCCGCTGGAGCCGCACCGCTGGTCCTGCTCCACGGTGGCGGGGCTGCCGGGCGGCACGTCCGCCCTGGTGTGGCGAGCGGACCACCGGCTGCTCGACGGGGCGGGAGTGGTCGGCGTACTGGCCGCCTGGACGGGCGCCCTTGGCGCGGACGCTCTTGTCCCGGGTGCTCATGGACCCGGCGCCCATGGCCCGGGCGCCGCCACGGCGTCCCCCGCGCGGGCCGAACCGTGGCGGGCGCGCGGCGCCCTGCACCGTGCCGTCACCGATCCGCTGCGCGCGGCCTGGCTGTGCGGCACGCCCCTGCTGGAGCGGCGCCGGGGGAGCGCGGCGGAAGCCGACGGTGGCCCGTCCGCCACCCTCTCCTACGCCTGCGCGGAGACGGACCTCGGCCTGCTGCGTGGCATCGCCCGCCGCCACGGCACGACCGTCAACGATGTGTACCTTGCCGCGCTGAGCGGGGCGCTGCGCGCCCAGCCCCAACTCCACGGCCCCGATGGGCAGATGCGCGCCCTGGTCCCGGTGAACGTCCGGGGGCCCGGAGACGCGGCCGTGCTGCGCAACCGCCATATCCCGCTCCGGATCCCGCTCCCCGTGGCGGAGCCCGACGCCGGACGCCGCCTCGCCCTCGTCGCCGCCCGCACGGCGGGCCGCGCCCGCGCGCTGCGCCATCCGCTGGTGCGCGCGGTGTTCCGCTCGGTCCCCGCCGTGGCCGGGGGATGGTGTTTCGAGCGGTACTTCGACCCGGGCCGCGCCACCCTGCTCGCCAGCAATGTGCGGGGTCCCTCGTCCCCGCTGGTGGTGGCCGGGCGGCGGGTCCTGCGCATACTGCCGCTGAACTTCCTCCCGGCCGGACACCGCCTGTCCACCGTGCTGGCCACCGCCCAGGGCCGGGCCGTGGCCGGCTTCACCACCACCGAGCCGCGCTCGGCCGCCGAGTCGTTCGCCGCCGCCTGGCTGGAGGAGTTGCGGGTGCTGGCCACGGCGGGGCCGTGGGGGAGGGTTCAGGCGGCCGGGGCGGATGCCACTGCCTCTCCGGCCGCGTCGGCGAGGTAG
- a CDS encoding SDR family oxidoreductase produces MAVLFTGATGFLGSRILRHLLAEDGDDRPITVLGRGGEGSLRARVETALDGLDGLAGAATPRGRLRYVSADLTLPGLGLTDGERRALTDACSVVWHCAAHLALHDDPVPLFKANVLGTRRVLDLATEAAGARVVHLSTAYVAGGRAEGHIREDDLDGGHGFLTPYEESKYTAERAVHAWSARTGRGATILRPSLLVSDRPVHGSGQRQPLAVLAFLIHEALRRRAEDDPALASLLDGGDAHGSGLRVRVRAGSGGALNLVPVEYAAHAAVCAARAAAARPGAPAGVRTVHLTHPHNTPFATAVKVLERLYPGLRLDLVDDLDDPDPYESLFAHHLASLLVFTAQRRTYDRSNLLQDTDGLPDPKPLDATYLADAAGEAVASAPAA; encoded by the coding sequence ATGGCCGTACTCTTCACCGGCGCGACCGGTTTCCTCGGCAGCCGCATCCTGCGCCACCTGCTCGCCGAAGACGGCGACGACCGGCCCATCACCGTCCTCGGCCGGGGCGGGGAAGGGAGTCTGCGGGCGCGGGTCGAGACGGCTCTCGACGGGCTCGACGGTCTGGCGGGCGCCGCGACGCCGCGCGGGCGCCTGCGGTACGTGTCCGCCGACCTCACCCTGCCCGGCCTCGGCCTGACCGACGGCGAGCGCCGCGCCCTCACCGACGCGTGCTCGGTGGTCTGGCACTGTGCCGCGCACCTCGCGCTGCACGACGACCCGGTGCCGTTGTTCAAGGCGAACGTCCTCGGCACCCGGCGCGTCCTCGACCTGGCCACCGAGGCGGCCGGGGCGCGGGTCGTCCATCTGAGCACCGCGTACGTCGCCGGGGGACGCGCCGAGGGGCACATCCGCGAGGACGACCTGGACGGCGGCCACGGCTTCCTGACGCCGTACGAGGAGAGCAAGTACACCGCCGAACGCGCGGTGCACGCCTGGAGCGCCCGCACCGGCCGGGGCGCCACGATCCTGCGGCCGTCGCTGCTCGTCTCGGACCGGCCCGTCCACGGCAGCGGACAGCGCCAGCCGCTGGCGGTGCTGGCGTTCCTCATCCACGAGGCGCTGCGCCGCAGGGCCGAGGACGACCCGGCGCTCGCCTCGCTCCTCGACGGTGGCGACGCCCACGGCAGCGGTCTGCGGGTGCGGGTCCGCGCGGGGAGCGGCGGGGCCCTGAACCTCGTCCCGGTGGAGTACGCGGCCCATGCGGCGGTGTGCGCCGCGCGTGCGGCGGCGGCCCGTCCGGGCGCCCCGGCGGGGGTGCGCACGGTGCATCTGACCCATCCGCACAACACACCCTTCGCGACGGCCGTGAAGGTCCTGGAGCGGCTGTACCCGGGGCTTCGCTTGGACCTCGTGGACGACCTGGACGACCCGGACCCGTACGAGTCGCTGTTCGCGCACCACCTGGCCTCGCTGCTGGTCTTCACCGCGCAGCGCAGGACGTACGACCGGAGCAACCTGCTCCAGGACACCGACGGCCTGCCCGACCCCAAGCCCCTGGACGCCACCTACCTCGCCGACGCGGCCGGAGAGGCAGTGGCATCCGCCCCGGCCGCCTGA